Below is a window of Virgibacillus sp. NKC19-3 DNA.
CAGCTGATGTTAGTTTGTTTATTGAAAATTTAACAGACGAAAGCATCAAGGATCTAGTTATTGAAATAGCAATGACACCGATGCTTAAGGATATCAGTGATAAAGAGATCAATGATTATATTACTATTATTCGTGCTCAAACAAACGATATAGTCAGCATTAAATCGCTTCAAGAACATCAGAAATTAGCTGAACAACAAAATGATCCACTAAAAGCAGCTGAGATTCTTCAGCAAATCATTGATATACAGAAGCAATGGAAGCATACAAATTGAATTACAATGTAGTCTGGAAGGAGGGGACTCATGGCCGAAAATAAGCCTTCACAAATAAAGCAAAATGAAGCAGAACCAGAACAAACAATGGAACAGGCAAAAGAACAATTAGTAGAAGCAGGTAAAAAGCGCGGTGTTTTAGCTTATGAAGAAATTGCGGACCGTTTGTCCAATTTCGCTATTGAATCAGATCAAATGGACGAGTTTTATGAGCACCTGTCAGAACAAGGTGTGGAAGTCATAGGCGAGTCGGAAGATGACCCCAGTATGCAGCAAATAGCGAAAGAGGAAGAGTTTAATGTAAATGATTTAAGTGTCCCATTGGGCATAAAAATTAACGATCCTGTTCGTATGTATTTAAAAGAAATAGGTCGTGTTGACCTGTTATCAGCTGCGGAGGAAATTGATCTTGCCACCCGTATCGAAAAGGGCGATGAAGAAGCAAAACGGCGCCTATCCGAAGCAAACCTACGCCTAGTTGTCAGTATCGCCAAACGTTACGTCGGGCGTGGAATGTTATTTCTTGACCTTATTCAAGAAGGAAATATGGGCTTAATAAAAGCAGTGGAAAAATTTGATTATCGAAAAGGCTTTAAATTCAGCACATATGCAACGTGGTGGATCCGTCAGGCAATTACACGCGCCATCGCTGACCAGGCAAGAACAATCCGTATACCGGTTCATATGGTTGAAACCATTAACAAACTTATTCGAGTGCAGCGTCAATTATTACAGGATTTAGGACGGGAGCCGACACCGGAAGAAATCGGTGAAGAAATGGAGTTATCACCTGATAAAGTTCGTGATATTCTTAAAATTGCTCAGGAACCTGTGTCACTCGAAACTCCAATCGGTGAAGAAGATGATTCCCATTTAGGTGATTTCATCGAAGATAATGAAGCAGTATCACCATCTGACCATGCTGCATATGAACTTCTTAAAGAACAACTGGAAGATGTACTTGATACACTTACTGACCGCGAAGAAAATGTATTACGCCTGCGTTTTGGTCTTGATGATGGCAGAACCAGAACGTTAGAAGAGGTTGGGAAAGTGTTTGGTGTAACCAGAGAAAGAATCCGCCAAATAGAGGCAAAAGCGCTTCGTAAACTAAGACATCCAAGCAGAAGCAAACGACTAAAAGACTTTTTGGATTAATTTGTTTAAGTCATTGGTCACCATCCACGTGAACAATGACTTACCCACTCTTTTCTTTCTCTGCTTGTGTTATCGTTTTCAATGCTTTGGTTTTTATTTTACTCTAATTCTTCATGGATTGCAAATGCATATAAAAATTTTTGCTGTATCATTAAAGCTCTTTTGATGATCTCTTTATATTTTTAATATCTTTTTAATAAATTTCATATCGTATCTCTTTAAACCAATCGGATTATAGAGTAAAATATATATAGTCTTTTTCAATATAGAAAAATATGGATTATACATAAGGAGGAAATACAATGAAAAGAAATCCAGTCATCCCTTATGCTGTTATTGCTGTTTTAGGGATACTCACGGTCCTGGTTATCTCTCTGGTTGGTGTAGGGCAACGTGATGATATTCAACAGGCTGAAGAAGGCAATGGAGAAGAACAGCAGGAAGAGTCACAAGAAGGGGAAGAATCCGGTGAAGACGCTGAAGGTGGAGAAACAACAGAAGATCCATCTGAAGTTTTTGAATCGAATTGTGCAAGCTGTCACGGTTCCGATTTATCCGGTGGAGCTGGCCCTGAATTAGCAGAGGTTGGCGACAGATTATCAGAAGATGAAATTCGAGAAACGATTATTAACGGTACAGATGGTGGCATGCCTGGTGGCCTAGTTGACGATGATCAAGCAGAAGCGATTGCAACATGGCTGGCAGAAGGTCAGTAATAAAATATATATAAGAAAAGCTTTCTGCTATCATCAGAAAGCTTTTCTTTTTAATCGGAAAGTGGAGATTTAATGAAGAATCGGATAAAGTTATCAAAACGGTTGGACAAAGTTGCATCGTACCTTCCTAAGGGTGCTTTTTTTGCCGATATCGGCTCAGATCATGCTCATCTACCTTGTTTTATCTGTATGCAAGATAGAACGGCTAAGGCTATTGCCGGTGAATTAAATGAGGGGCCAGCCCGTAGCGCATTGGACAACGTGGACTTATACGGATTGTCAGATGTTGTTGATGTTAGATTAGGTAATGGGTTATTCGTGTTAAAAAAGAACGAAGTCAGACAGCTTGTTATCGCAGGTATGGGGGAGCACTGATTAGAGCCATTTTGGAAGATGGCAGAGGAAAGCTGGGATCCGTACAACGGATAATAGCCCAACCTAATATTGATGCAAGAAGTATCCGCAGGTGGTTTTTAGAAAATGCGTTTACAGTTACGAATGAAGAAATCATTGAAGATAACGGGCATATTTATGAAATTATCGTAGCTGATAGAGGGGAAGTGCATAGTCCTTATACAGATGATCGGAAAGAACAGCAATTGCTCTTTGGTCCATTATTATTAAAGCATAAATCAGACACATTTTATAAAAAATGGGAATCGGAATACGAAAAGTTGCATTTTGTTATAAATCAAATGAAGGAAGCAAACGTACAAGATCTGGAGAAAATAGAGAGATTTGAAACGGAATTAAGATGGATAAAGGAGGTAGTAGGTGATGATGACGAAAGTGAATTCGAATATTTTTGATATAATGGAGGAGTGGGCACCATCTAGTCTTTCATATGAATGGGATAACCCTGGTCTGCAAATCGGATCTTATCATAATCCAGTAAAAAAAATAATGATTACATTAGATGTACTCGAGTCTGTAGTTGATGAAGCTATTGAAAATAATGTTAGCCTTATTATTGCACATCATCCACTTTTATTTAAGCCAATCAAAAAAATAAATGTCGATATACCACAAGGTCGAGTTATTCATAAGTTAATGCAACATAATATTTCTGTATATGCATCACATACGAACTTAGATATCGCAGCCGGTGGCGTTAATGATATGTTGTGTGATGCTTTACAACTGAAATCTCGTGAGGTGCTTGCAGAAACAAGTGGGCAGAAATTGTATAAAATTGTTGTTTATGTTCCTACCTCACATATCAATGAAGTACGTGAGGCTTTTCATACTGGTGGGGCAGGATATATTGGAAATTATAGTCATTGCACTTTTCAAGCAGCTGGTAAAGGCTCCTTTAAACCACTTGAAGGAACAAATCCATATATCGGGAATCAAAATGAAGTAGAAAAGGTCGATGAGTTTAAAATCGAATCAATTGTGCAAGAAGAAAAGCTGTCGCAGGTTATACGTGCTATAATAGATGCACATCCTTATGAAGAGCCTGCCTATGATATCTTTCCACTGGAAAACAAAGGGACATCCTTAGGACTTGGAAGAATAGGAGCCCTTGATCACGCAGTGACATTAGGAGCTTTTTGCAGACATGTTAAAGCTGCTTTTGGTATCTCGGATCTTCGTGTTAGTGGAGATTTAACGAAAGAAGTAAAGTGGGTAGCGATTTTAGGAGGTAGTGGAGAGAAATA
It encodes the following:
- the rpoD gene encoding RNA polymerase sigma factor RpoD, whose product is MAENKPSQIKQNEAEPEQTMEQAKEQLVEAGKKRGVLAYEEIADRLSNFAIESDQMDEFYEHLSEQGVEVIGESEDDPSMQQIAKEEEFNVNDLSVPLGIKINDPVRMYLKEIGRVDLLSAAEEIDLATRIEKGDEEAKRRLSEANLRLVVSIAKRYVGRGMLFLDLIQEGNMGLIKAVEKFDYRKGFKFSTYATWWIRQAITRAIADQARTIRIPVHMVETINKLIRVQRQLLQDLGREPTPEEIGEEMELSPDKVRDILKIAQEPVSLETPIGEEDDSHLGDFIEDNEAVSPSDHAAYELLKEQLEDVLDTLTDREENVLRLRFGLDDGRTRTLEEVGKVFGVTRERIRQIEAKALRKLRHPSRSKRLKDFLD
- a CDS encoding c-type cytochrome, whose amino-acid sequence is MKRNPVIPYAVIAVLGILTVLVISLVGVGQRDDIQQAEEGNGEEQQEESQEGEESGEDAEGGETTEDPSEVFESNCASCHGSDLSGGAGPELAEVGDRLSEDEIRETIINGTDGGMPGGLVDDDQAEAIATWLAEGQ
- a CDS encoding Nif3-like dinuclear metal center hexameric protein — protein: MMTKVNSNIFDIMEEWAPSSLSYEWDNPGLQIGSYHNPVKKIMITLDVLESVVDEAIENNVSLIIAHHPLLFKPIKKINVDIPQGRVIHKLMQHNISVYASHTNLDIAAGGVNDMLCDALQLKSREVLAETSGQKLYKIVVYVPTSHINEVREAFHTGGAGYIGNYSHCTFQAAGKGSFKPLEGTNPYIGNQNEVEKVDEFKIESIVQEEKLSQVIRAIIDAHPYEEPAYDIFPLENKGTSLGLGRIGALDHAVTLGAFCRHVKAAFGISDLRVSGDLTKEVKWVAILGGSGEKYIDTAKEKGADVYITGDMSFHAAQEAWQCGLSVIDPGHYIETIMKKGAKDYLDDKLTNDNIEVIVSQVNTEPFQFM